The Gemmatimonadota bacterium genome has a segment encoding these proteins:
- the dinD gene encoding DNA damage-inducible protein D produces the protein MTREGRPTFEELRRENQHGAEYWSARELQPLLGYSQWRRFEQAIQRARESCAQSGNEPDNHFAGAGKMVPLGSGSVRDVDDVHLSRFACYLIAQNGDPRKPQIALAQKYFAIQTRRQELSDQLRADHERLELRREVAEEFKALSGAAQDAGVQSRMFGVFHDAGYKGLYGGLGREAIKRHKGITEKEHLMDRMNATELAANQFRMTQTRDKLARDRVKDQQAAIRTHEDVGKEVRAAIGRIGGTMPESIAPDEPIAQVERRVKSTTPKLELDGRDAVGLRGGAPVKADDA, from the coding sequence ATGACGCGAGAAGGGCGGCCGACGTTCGAGGAGCTTCGGCGCGAGAACCAGCATGGGGCGGAGTACTGGAGCGCCCGGGAGCTGCAGCCTCTGCTGGGTTATTCGCAGTGGCGCCGGTTTGAACAGGCCATCCAGCGCGCGCGGGAGTCGTGTGCGCAGTCTGGAAACGAGCCAGACAACCATTTTGCCGGCGCCGGCAAAATGGTCCCGCTGGGCTCAGGAAGCGTTCGGGATGTGGACGATGTCCACCTGTCCCGGTTCGCCTGTTACCTGATCGCCCAGAACGGTGACCCACGAAAGCCACAGATCGCGCTGGCCCAGAAGTACTTCGCGATCCAGACGCGGCGCCAGGAGCTTTCGGACCAACTGAGGGCTGACCATGAGCGTCTGGAATTGCGCCGAGAGGTCGCGGAGGAGTTCAAGGCGCTCTCCGGTGCGGCCCAGGATGCCGGTGTCCAGAGCCGCATGTTTGGCGTATTCCACGATGCGGGCTACAAGGGCCTCTACGGCGGGCTCGGCCGCGAAGCGATCAAGCGCCACAAGGGGATAACGGAGAAAGAGCACCTGATGGATCGCATGAACGCCACTGAGCTCGCGGCCAATCAGTTCCGGATGACCCAGACCCGGGACAAGCTGGCGCGGGATCGGGTGAAGGACCAACAGGCCGCCATCCGCACGCACGAAGACGTGGGCAAGGAGGTGCGTGCCGCCATTGGCCGCATTGGCGGCACCATGCCGGAGTCGATCGCGCCTGATGAGCCCATCGCGCAAGTAGAGCGGCGTGTGAAGTCGACGACTCCCAAACTCGAACTGGACGGGCGGGATGCGGTGGGTTTACGCGGCGGCGCGCCCGTCAAGGCCGACGACGCCTGA
- a CDS encoding ASCH domain-containing protein: protein MPPRILRAISIRQPYAELILQGKKVAEYRSIATQVRGRVYIYASATPADDPASWKKSKFSPGDLPAGCIVGSVEVTGCRYIPSGDYYAYELAHPRRLRRPRRPVNQPQPIWWRPVFR, encoded by the coding sequence ATGCCCCCTCGCATTCTCCGAGCAATCAGCATCCGCCAGCCATACGCGGAGCTCATCCTGCAGGGCAAGAAGGTGGCGGAGTATCGTTCCATTGCCACCCAGGTTCGCGGGCGAGTCTACATCTACGCGAGTGCGACGCCGGCCGATGACCCCGCGTCATGGAAGAAGTCAAAGTTCAGCCCGGGCGACCTACCCGCCGGCTGCATCGTCGGCTCGGTGGAGGTGACCGGGTGTCGTTACATCCCTTCGGGGGACTACTACGCCTATGAGCTTGCCCATCCTCGGCGCCTTCGGCGTCCCCGACGTCCTGTGAACCAGCCGCAGCCGATTTGGTGGCGGCCGGTGTTCCGCTAA
- a CDS encoding metallophosphatase domain-containing protein: MRLVLISDTHSRHQAVAPLPEGDVLVHAGDMTGRGSLDEISAFMDWFAAQPHPHKVLIAGNHDFAFEHSPEAAESLVPSGVTYLRDSGCVIDGVRFWGSPWQPWFHDWAFNLERGDALAEKWALIPKDVQVLVTHGPPHGFLDTVAWPRGARVGCEALAARIPSLGALRVHVFGHIHEAHGVEVAGGVTYVNACVCDLGYAPANAPVCVDL, encoded by the coding sequence ATGCGCCTCGTTCTCATCAGCGACACACATTCCCGTCACCAGGCCGTGGCACCCCTCCCCGAGGGAGACGTGCTGGTGCATGCCGGTGACATGACCGGCCGCGGATCACTAGACGAGATCTCGGCGTTCATGGACTGGTTCGCCGCACAGCCGCACCCACACAAGGTGTTGATTGCCGGGAACCATGACTTCGCCTTCGAGCACTCGCCCGAGGCGGCGGAGTCCTTGGTGCCATCAGGCGTGACCTACCTGCGCGACAGCGGCTGCGTGATCGACGGCGTGCGGTTCTGGGGATCGCCGTGGCAGCCGTGGTTCCACGACTGGGCGTTCAATCTTGAACGCGGCGACGCCCTGGCGGAGAAGTGGGCACTGATTCCAAAGGACGTGCAGGTGCTGGTGACGCATGGCCCGCCGCATGGCTTCCTGGACACGGTCGCGTGGCCGCGCGGAGCGCGGGTGGGCTGCGAGGCCCTGGCCGCTCGGATTCCCTCGCTCGGCGCACTCCGCGTGCATGTGTTCGGGCACATCCACGAGGCGCACGGCGTGGAGGTGGCCGGTGGGGTGACGTACGTGAATGCCTGCGTGTGCGACCTGGGCTACGCACCGGCGAATGCGCCGGTGTGTGTGGATCTGTAA
- a CDS encoding WYL domain-containing protein: protein MFDALGDAVRRRKAVSFRYEAPAGRPAMRAVEPWGLFFVGGHWYLAGFDRDRAARRNFRLSRMRDVTVNGQRAGSADFEIPAGFDIRDLGTARLAWELGEGDEEGAVVEFRSPAGGRPAVRYGLPVEGMPGRQLLTVRRWEPLVRWVLSFAGEVAPVSPAHLVDTCRSALAATLALYEQPPGAIPEPSPLACAERPNRWQPPTAAEQWRRLLEIIPILADGTPHSVEQVAVAVGTTVDVLQDDLYALVTRYDVPGGLCRRRPRLSRGQ, encoded by the coding sequence GTGTTCGACGCGCTGGGTGATGCCGTGCGCCGCCGGAAGGCCGTGTCGTTCAGGTATGAAGCACCGGCTGGTCGTCCTGCCATGCGCGCGGTCGAGCCGTGGGGGTTGTTCTTTGTGGGTGGCCACTGGTACCTCGCGGGATTCGACCGCGACCGAGCGGCGCGGCGGAACTTTCGGTTGAGTCGCATGCGGGACGTCACGGTGAACGGGCAGCGCGCCGGCTCAGCGGACTTCGAGATCCCAGCGGGGTTCGATATTCGCGACCTGGGCACCGCTCGCCTCGCCTGGGAACTTGGCGAAGGAGACGAAGAGGGCGCCGTGGTGGAGTTCCGCTCGCCGGCGGGGGGCCGGCCTGCCGTGCGCTACGGTCTCCCCGTGGAGGGCATGCCGGGGCGGCAGCTCCTCACGGTGAGACGGTGGGAGCCGCTGGTCCGCTGGGTCCTGTCCTTCGCGGGCGAAGTGGCACCGGTGTCTCCGGCGCACCTCGTCGACACGTGCCGCAGTGCACTCGCGGCAACGCTCGCCTTGTACGAACAACCGCCAGGCGCCATACCCGAGCCATCGCCCCTGGCGTGTGCTGAGCGCCCGAACCGTTGGCAGCCACCGACGGCGGCCGAACAATGGCGCCGGTTGCTGGAGATCATCCCGATCCTGGCGGATGGGACCCCGCATTCGGTTGAGCAGGTGGCCGTGGCTGTGGGCACCACGGTGGATGTGCTGCAGGACGACCTGTATGCGCTGGTGACGCGCTACGATGTGCCCGGGGGGCTTTGTCGAAGGCGTCCGCGTCTTTCTCGAGGCCAATGA
- a CDS encoding WYL domain-containing protein: MLTNHFLRPMRLTSAELCALELGLAVLRQRRPPDEHPVLERARGRLRAVITRLGEDPLTNTQARHVVGEHASATSVQVVRGGIRQRRKLSIRYRGSGREAATDRTVHPRNLVASHGQLYLLAWCEVAQDLRTFRLDRVEEVTLLDATFVVEMPLDVEQWIGSGKVFRGDPVEVMRVWYAPSVAPWIAEREGREPNADGSLVLDHPVADREWAVRHVLQYADGAVVLSPPELRDLVCQRLEQMAREL; this comes from the coding sequence GTGCTGACCAATCACTTCCTGCGTCCCATGCGCCTGACGAGCGCGGAGTTGTGCGCCCTGGAGCTTGGCCTGGCCGTCCTGCGACAACGCCGACCCCCTGACGAACATCCCGTCCTTGAGCGCGCTCGAGGGCGTCTGCGAGCGGTCATAACTCGCCTTGGCGAGGATCCACTGACCAACACACAGGCACGTCACGTCGTGGGAGAACACGCGAGCGCGACCAGCGTCCAGGTGGTGCGTGGAGGGATCCGCCAGCGACGCAAGCTCTCGATTCGCTATCGCGGATCGGGCCGCGAGGCAGCCACGGACCGAACGGTCCATCCGCGGAACCTCGTGGCATCGCATGGACAGCTGTACCTGCTGGCGTGGTGCGAAGTGGCGCAAGACCTGCGGACCTTCCGTCTGGACCGGGTGGAGGAGGTCACGCTGCTCGACGCGACCTTCGTGGTCGAGATGCCGCTGGACGTGGAGCAGTGGATCGGGTCGGGGAAGGTGTTCCGCGGCGATCCCGTCGAGGTGATGCGCGTGTGGTATGCGCCGAGCGTTGCCCCGTGGATCGCTGAACGTGAGGGCCGCGAACCGAACGCTGACGGGTCGTTGGTCCTCGATCATCCGGTGGCCGATCGCGAGTGGGCCGTGCGTCACGTGCTGCAATACGCCGATGGTGCCGTCGTGCTCTCCCCGCCGGAGTTGCGCGACCTGGTGTGCCAGCGACTCGAACAGATGGCGAGGGAGCTCTAG
- a CDS encoding AI-2E family transporter, whose protein sequence is MTDDRGTRGMHETVEWAIRRTGIQLPDPVFRGGPLLVDPDAVAEETPAPQRHAAATAGALVVLATLALLYTLHLARAVLLPIVVAILLSFLLRGAVRWLKRHRVTEPLGAAIVVFGSTLLVVGALALLSGPAAAWVDRAPGAIGQVERKLRTVIAPIVRWKPRRRVWGRWPAARTRRRCAAAPRSGFMLQLFGEAADLIVASISVIFLTYFLLASGDLFMRKTMKALPWRAGSSGVPQKISDEVEAAVSAYLRVSMFINIGLGLATWGILARLGMPNAGLWGTLAGLLNVVPYLGAIATTGILAVAALTVFDNLGYALLVPGAYFLLNMVESNIATPLLLGRQFP, encoded by the coding sequence ATGACTGACGACCGCGGCACGCGCGGCATGCACGAAACCGTGGAGTGGGCCATCCGTCGCACGGGGATCCAGCTGCCGGACCCCGTGTTCCGCGGGGGACCACTCCTGGTGGACCCGGACGCGGTGGCCGAGGAAACGCCGGCGCCTCAACGCCACGCGGCCGCGACGGCAGGCGCGCTCGTGGTCCTCGCGACGCTCGCCCTGCTCTACACGCTGCACCTCGCCCGCGCGGTCCTCCTGCCGATCGTGGTCGCGATCCTCCTCTCGTTCCTGCTGCGCGGGGCGGTGCGCTGGCTCAAGCGTCACCGCGTCACCGAGCCGCTCGGCGCCGCCATCGTCGTGTTTGGGAGCACGCTGCTGGTCGTTGGGGCGCTCGCCCTGCTCTCGGGCCCGGCGGCCGCCTGGGTAGATCGCGCCCCGGGCGCCATTGGGCAGGTGGAGCGCAAGCTGCGCACGGTGATAGCGCCGATCGTGCGCTGGAAGCCACGGCGGCGCGTGTGGGGTCGATGGCCAGCGGCGCGGACAAGGCGTCGGTGCGCCGCCGCTCCGCGGTCCGGGTTTATGCTGCAGCTTTTTGGTGAGGCCGCCGACCTCATCGTCGCCAGCATCTCGGTCATCTTCCTGACCTACTTCTTGCTGGCGTCCGGCGACCTCTTCATGCGCAAGACGATGAAGGCGCTCCCGTGGCGGGCGGGATCCAGCGGCGTGCCGCAGAAGATCTCCGATGAAGTGGAGGCCGCGGTCAGTGCGTACCTGCGCGTCTCCATGTTCATCAACATCGGCCTGGGGTTGGCAACCTGGGGGATCCTCGCGCGACTCGGCATGCCGAACGCGGGCTTGTGGGGCACCCTGGCGGGGCTGCTGAACGTGGTGCCGTACCTCGGGGCCATCGCCACCACGGGGATCCTCGCCGTGGCGGCACTCACGGTCTTTGACAACCTGGGATATGCCCTGCTCGTCCCCGGCGCCTACTTCCTCCTGAACATGGTGGAGAGCAACATCGCCACGCCCCTGCTGCTCGGGCGCCAGTTTCCCTGA